Proteins from a genomic interval of Bradyrhizobium sp. CCBAU 53340:
- a CDS encoding CmcJ/NvfI family oxidoreductase produces MGLQETKIETLPFVTAELNYLAPTSGKPRTYAFDPPPGEPKSTALPEPHLVPIFDARLLADNFSFDREGFALVRHPVRVKDFYNDQEIRTVYYPAVEAFLRATLKADRVVIFDHTVRKRIDGAADIRGAGPRQPATRVHVDQTAVSGANRVREHLPDEADELLKCRVQVINLWRPIRGPLRDSPLAMADGMTVAAEDLVASDLIYPNRRGETYSVKYNPDHRWFYFPEMTPDEALLLKCYDSATDGRTRFAPHTAFVDPTTPDDAAPRESIEVRTLVFHKQ; encoded by the coding sequence ATGGGCCTGCAAGAAACAAAAATCGAAACACTTCCCTTCGTCACCGCCGAACTCAACTATCTCGCGCCGACGTCAGGCAAGCCGCGAACCTATGCTTTCGATCCGCCGCCGGGCGAGCCGAAGAGCACCGCGCTGCCGGAGCCGCACCTTGTGCCGATCTTCGACGCGCGGCTGCTCGCGGACAACTTCTCGTTCGATCGCGAAGGCTTTGCGCTGGTGCGTCATCCCGTCAGGGTGAAGGATTTCTACAACGACCAAGAAATCCGCACGGTCTACTATCCCGCCGTCGAGGCGTTTCTGCGCGCGACGCTGAAGGCCGATCGTGTTGTCATCTTCGACCACACCGTGCGCAAGCGCATCGACGGTGCTGCCGACATTCGCGGCGCCGGTCCGCGTCAGCCGGCAACGCGCGTCCATGTCGACCAGACAGCGGTCTCCGGTGCCAACCGCGTGCGCGAGCATCTGCCCGACGAAGCCGATGAGCTGCTCAAGTGTCGCGTGCAGGTGATCAATTTGTGGCGGCCGATCCGCGGCCCCTTGCGCGATTCACCGCTGGCGATGGCCGACGGCATGACGGTCGCGGCCGAGGACCTCGTCGCTTCCGACCTGATCTATCCCAACCGTCGCGGCGAGACCTATTCGGTGAAATACAATCCGGATCATCGCTGGTTCTATTTCCCCGAGATGACGCCGGACGAGGCGCTGCTGCTCAAGTGCTACGACTCCGCAACCGACGGCCGGACGCGCTTCGCGCCGCATACCGCTTTCGTCGATCCGACCACGCCCGATGATGCCGCCCCGCGCGAGAGCATCGAAGTGCGCACGCTGGTCTTTCACAAACAGTAA
- a CDS encoding septal ring lytic transglycosylase RlpA family protein yields MRAQRTLLFCLTTFSLSAFSVAHAESGLASYYGYGKAGRSGELTCAHRTRPFGSVLKVSYSGRTIQCRVNDRGPFIRGRIVDLSVPAARALGMMSAGVVRVSVE; encoded by the coding sequence GTGCGAGCGCAGCGGACACTCTTGTTTTGTCTGACCACTTTCTCGCTTTCTGCATTTTCCGTCGCCCACGCCGAAAGCGGACTTGCCTCATATTACGGATACGGCAAGGCCGGCAGGAGCGGCGAACTGACCTGCGCGCATCGGACGCGTCCGTTCGGCAGCGTGCTCAAAGTGTCCTATAGCGGGCGGACGATCCAATGCCGCGTCAATGATCGTGGCCCCTTCATCCGTGGCCGCATCGTCGATCTCTCGGTGCCAGCCGCCCGCGCGCTCGGCATGATGAGCGCCGGTGTGGTGCGGGTCTCGGTGGAATAG
- a CDS encoding Gfo/Idh/MocA family protein, which translates to MARIKVGLVGCGFVSELHMYAFRRVYGVDVEIAAVAARGDHVVGFASRHNIPRVYRSFAELIADADLDVIDICTPPNLHAEMIVASMQAGRHVICEKPFAGYFGREGDARPIGRHVPKALMYERVLEEMDRTRGAVERTGKLFMYAEDWIYAPAVTKIAEILKATKDKILFMKGEESHSGSHAAHAAQWAMTGGGSLIRMGCHPLSAVLYLKQVEARARGEKIHVASVTGDVGNVTAGLKPEERTYIKANPDDVEDWGTLTATFSDGTKATVFSGDMIMGGVRNLIETYTSGGSLFANITPNTHLMSYQTSEQKLASVYITEKVDRKTGWQYVCLEEEWTRGYLQEIQDFMECAATGRQPLSDLALAYETIKVNYAGYWAAEEGRRVVL; encoded by the coding sequence ATGGCCAGGATCAAGGTCGGACTCGTCGGCTGCGGCTTCGTGTCGGAGCTGCACATGTATGCGTTCCGGCGCGTCTATGGCGTCGACGTCGAGATTGCGGCGGTCGCCGCGCGCGGCGACCATGTCGTCGGGTTCGCCTCCCGTCACAACATTCCGCGGGTCTATCGCAGCTTTGCAGAATTGATCGCGGACGCCGATCTCGACGTCATCGACATCTGCACGCCGCCCAATCTGCATGCCGAGATGATCGTCGCCAGCATGCAGGCCGGCAGGCACGTGATCTGCGAAAAGCCCTTTGCCGGCTATTTCGGCCGTGAGGGCGACGCGCGGCCGATCGGCAGGCACGTGCCGAAGGCGCTGATGTATGAGCGCGTGCTGGAGGAGATGGACCGGACCCGTGGCGCGGTCGAGCGGACCGGAAAGCTCTTCATGTATGCCGAGGACTGGATCTACGCGCCGGCGGTGACCAAGATCGCGGAGATCCTCAAGGCGACAAAAGACAAGATCCTGTTCATGAAGGGCGAGGAGAGCCATTCCGGCTCGCACGCGGCGCATGCCGCGCAATGGGCGATGACCGGCGGCGGCTCGCTGATCCGCATGGGCTGCCATCCGCTCTCGGCCGTGCTCTATCTGAAGCAGGTCGAGGCGCGCGCGCGAGGGGAGAAAATCCACGTCGCCAGCGTCACCGGCGATGTCGGCAACGTCACGGCCGGCCTCAAGCCGGAGGAGCGCACCTACATCAAGGCCAATCCTGATGATGTCGAGGATTGGGGCACGCTGACCGCGACCTTCTCCGACGGCACCAAGGCCACCGTGTTCTCCGGCGACATGATCATGGGCGGCGTGCGCAACCTGATCGAGACCTACACGTCAGGCGGCTCGCTGTTTGCCAACATCACGCCGAACACGCATCTGATGAGCTACCAGACATCAGAGCAAAAACTCGCAAGCGTCTACATCACCGAAAAGGTCGACCGCAAAACCGGCTGGCAATATGTCTGCCTCGAGGAGGAGTGGACGCGCGGCTATTTGCAGGAGATCCAGGATTTCATGGAATGCGCCGCGACCGGACGGCAACCGCTGTCGGATCTCGCGCTGGCCTACGAGACCATCAAGGTGAACTATGCGGGATACTGGGCGGCGGAGGAGGGAAGAAGAGTGGTGTTGTAG
- a CDS encoding ISAs1 family transposase yields the protein MGKFKKAFRRLSDPRAANARHDLLEVLVIALAAVLCGAETCSDMAEFGEAKEDLLRLFLRLTHGIPSHDTFSRVFRLLEPEAFEAAFRRFMAAFAKANRLNLTGVVAVDGKALRGAFERGSRYEPLHLVNVFAVEARMSLAQQKAPGRNETKGALEVLALLSLEGCIVTADALHCHRAMAKTVLDRGGDYVLAIKANRGPLFKAVVGQFARSGERRATKTVEPSTHDRREARRATIMRNTSLAAVHSFPGVVAIGRVTSRRQLQGNRAEPPVVRYYLLSKPMSARRLLSVTRSHWTIENQLHWVLDVHFDEDGNRARMDHAPENLAILRRLALNILRSCPGPTSIRRKIKRAGWDDTFLLALFGHMR from the coding sequence ATGGGGAAGTTCAAGAAGGCTTTTCGGCGGTTGTCGGACCCGCGCGCGGCGAACGCACGGCACGATCTGCTGGAGGTGCTGGTTATCGCCTTGGCTGCGGTGCTGTGCGGAGCAGAGACCTGCTCGGACATGGCGGAGTTTGGAGAGGCCAAGGAAGACCTGCTGCGACTGTTTCTGCGCCTGACGCACGGGATTCCCAGTCACGACACCTTCAGCCGCGTGTTCCGTTTGCTCGAGCCGGAAGCGTTCGAAGCTGCGTTCCGGCGTTTCATGGCGGCGTTTGCCAAGGCTAACCGGCTCAATCTCACCGGAGTGGTCGCGGTCGACGGCAAGGCGCTGCGGGGCGCCTTCGAGCGTGGTTCGCGCTACGAGCCTCTGCACCTGGTCAACGTCTTTGCGGTGGAGGCGCGAATGTCTCTTGCCCAGCAGAAGGCCCCCGGCCGCAACGAGACCAAGGGGGCATTGGAGGTATTGGCGCTGCTGTCTCTTGAAGGCTGCATCGTCACGGCCGATGCGCTGCATTGCCATCGCGCGATGGCAAAGACGGTGCTCGATCGCGGCGGCGACTATGTGCTGGCAATCAAGGCCAACCGTGGACCGCTGTTCAAGGCCGTGGTCGGGCAGTTTGCTCGGTCCGGCGAGCGTAGGGCCACCAAAACGGTCGAACCCTCCACCCACGACCGGCGCGAAGCGCGCCGGGCAACCATCATGCGCAATACCAGTCTGGCTGCCGTCCACAGCTTCCCTGGCGTCGTTGCGATCGGCCGCGTCACCTCGCGCAGGCAATTGCAGGGCAATCGCGCCGAGCCGCCGGTCGTGCGCTATTACCTGCTCTCCAAGCCCATGTCCGCCAGGCGGCTGCTGTCGGTCACGCGCAGTCATTGGACGATCGAGAACCAGTTGCATTGGGTGCTCGACGTCCACTTCGACGAAGACGGCAACCGGGCGAGAATGGATCATGCTCCCGAGAACCTCGCCATCCTGCGCAGACTCGCGCTCAACATCCTTCGATCTTGTCCTGGTCCCACCTCCATACGCCGGAAAATCAAGCGCGCCGGCTGGGACGACACCTTCCTCCTCGCCCTGTTCGGCCATATGCGATAG
- a CDS encoding ABC transporter substrate-binding protein, which produces MPTSRRQLLKGTAAAAATLSLDWTRAQAQAENLRIGLIYDLTGPFAAGGSVASSVGAQIAIDLVNEKGGIGGKTKIVPVAADSQSKADVAINEAERLISQEKIDIINGVYSSAHAVPMAAKVEQQKKILWITTAVSTAVFKDKNLQYVFRAQIHSDQYGQAFAGFLTEHAKAKLGMEPKDIKVALIHEDGPYGVGVAAADEAYAKEAGIQVVLREGYSASAPDLSVLVTKLKRAKVDVISHAGYNPDITLFLRQARESGLRFKMLFGAGAGYSQLDKLRATFGADIDNFCNIDPVPAQLLDPSKLAPGMGDLIKTMVTRYQAKTGATDVPPHCSMGFNQTWVLLDNVLPVAKEKYGSFEPDAIRKAALDVDIPPGGTIQGYGVKFFPPGTPLSGQNERSTPVVMQNAGEHISVVWPTNIRTQDPVFPLPKGSTYGA; this is translated from the coding sequence ATGCCGACTTCACGCAGGCAGCTGCTGAAGGGTACGGCGGCTGCCGCCGCCACACTCAGCCTCGATTGGACGAGAGCCCAGGCGCAAGCCGAGAATTTGCGCATCGGCCTGATCTACGATCTCACCGGACCCTTCGCCGCTGGCGGCTCGGTCGCCTCCTCGGTCGGCGCGCAGATTGCCATCGATCTCGTCAACGAGAAGGGCGGCATCGGCGGCAAGACCAAGATCGTGCCTGTCGCTGCCGATTCCCAGAGCAAGGCCGACGTCGCCATCAACGAGGCCGAGCGCCTGATCAGCCAGGAGAAGATCGACATCATCAACGGCGTCTATTCCAGCGCGCATGCGGTGCCGATGGCGGCCAAGGTCGAGCAGCAGAAGAAGATCCTCTGGATCACGACCGCGGTGTCGACCGCCGTGTTCAAGGACAAGAACCTGCAATATGTGTTTCGCGCGCAGATCCATTCCGACCAGTACGGCCAGGCATTTGCCGGCTTCCTCACCGAGCACGCCAAGGCCAAGCTCGGCATGGAGCCGAAGGACATCAAGGTCGCACTGATCCATGAGGACGGCCCCTACGGCGTCGGCGTCGCCGCGGCCGACGAAGCCTATGCCAAGGAGGCCGGCATCCAGGTGGTGCTGCGCGAGGGCTATTCGGCCTCCGCGCCCGATCTCTCGGTGCTCGTGACCAAGCTCAAGCGCGCCAAGGTCGATGTGATCTCGCATGCCGGCTACAACCCCGACATCACGCTGTTCCTGCGCCAGGCGCGCGAGAGCGGCCTTCGGTTCAAGATGCTGTTCGGGGCCGGCGCCGGCTACAGCCAGCTCGACAAGCTGCGCGCGACCTTCGGCGCCGACATCGACAATTTCTGCAACATCGATCCGGTGCCGGCGCAATTGCTCGACCCGTCGAAGCTTGCGCCCGGCATGGGCGATCTGATCAAGACCATGGTGACGCGCTACCAGGCCAAGACCGGCGCCACCGACGTGCCGCCGCACTGCTCGATGGGGTTCAACCAGACCTGGGTGTTGCTCGACAACGTGCTGCCGGTGGCCAAGGAGAAATACGGCAGCTTCGAGCCGGACGCCATTCGCAAGGCCGCGCTCGACGTCGACATCCCGCCCGGCGGCACCATCCAGGGCTACGGCGTGAAATTCTTCCCGCCGGGCACACCGCTCTCCGGCCAGAACGAACGTTCGACGCCGGTGGTGATGCAGAACGCCGGTGAGCACATCTCGGTGGTGTGGCCGACCAATATCAGGACACAAGACCCTGTGTTTCCGCTGCCGAAGGGCTCGACCTACGGGGCGTAG
- a CDS encoding sugar ABC transporter substrate-binding protein: MVWTLRCAGLACAGLLLSAVSALAGPKVVSGPGADPACFKPWSAQTKFFQWAKKPGPYKIALVNGFVGNTWRIQMVKTAKAFAAQPGIKENINEFKVVSTGTDVAAQLGAMEDFINQGFDAIVTIAVAPDGFDRIIRLADKNNVVVVPFDNVLDTDKVMMVNEDQKEMGRMSAKWLMDESGKKSGDILEVRGLPGNSVDRDRHLGFREVMEAPGNSFKITEVVGNWDTGTSQKVTADALAVHGHFDGVFTQGGSDGTVQAMMAAKHPFVPMSGEGENEYRKQIADHAKDGLKGMSYGQSPALVAIATKAAISALQGNVMPQLISIPIPVATYKDLKPGTNYWPDLNANFFAPNQFTPCGVNFTAPEIMSQSEKNTQ, encoded by the coding sequence ATGGTGTGGACGCTTCGTTGTGCGGGGCTGGCTTGCGCTGGCCTGTTGCTGTCCGCGGTCAGTGCCTTGGCAGGGCCCAAGGTCGTGTCCGGGCCGGGCGCCGATCCCGCATGTTTCAAGCCCTGGTCTGCTCAAACCAAGTTCTTCCAGTGGGCCAAGAAGCCCGGCCCCTACAAGATCGCCCTCGTCAACGGCTTCGTCGGCAATACCTGGCGCATCCAGATGGTGAAGACCGCAAAGGCCTTTGCCGCGCAGCCGGGCATCAAGGAGAACATCAACGAGTTCAAGGTCGTTTCGACCGGCACCGATGTTGCAGCGCAACTCGGCGCGATGGAGGACTTCATCAATCAAGGCTTTGACGCCATCGTCACCATCGCGGTGGCCCCTGATGGCTTCGACCGTATCATCCGCCTCGCCGACAAGAACAACGTGGTCGTGGTGCCCTTCGACAACGTCCTCGACACCGACAAGGTGATGATGGTCAACGAGGACCAGAAGGAAATGGGCCGCATGTCGGCGAAGTGGCTGATGGATGAGAGCGGCAAGAAGAGCGGCGACATCCTCGAGGTCCGCGGCCTGCCGGGCAATTCGGTCGACCGTGACCGCCATCTCGGCTTCCGCGAGGTCATGGAAGCGCCGGGCAACAGCTTCAAGATCACCGAAGTGGTCGGCAATTGGGACACCGGCACCTCGCAGAAGGTGACGGCGGATGCGCTCGCCGTGCACGGCCATTTCGACGGCGTGTTCACGCAAGGCGGCTCCGACGGCACCGTGCAGGCGATGATGGCGGCCAAGCACCCGTTCGTGCCGATGTCAGGCGAGGGCGAGAACGAGTACCGCAAGCAGATCGCCGATCACGCCAAGGACGGGCTCAAGGGCATGTCCTACGGCCAGTCCCCGGCGCTGGTCGCCATCGCCACCAAGGCGGCGATCTCGGCGCTGCAGGGCAACGTGATGCCGCAGCTGATCTCGATCCCGATCCCGGTTGCGACCTACAAGGATTTGAAGCCCGGCACCAATTACTGGCCGGACCTCAACGCAAACTTCTTCGCGCCGAACCAGTTCACGCCCTGCGGCGTCAACTTCACGGCGCCGGAGATCATGTCGCAGAGCGAAAAGAACACCCAGTGA
- a CDS encoding sugar ABC transporter ATP-binding protein yields MSDAVLTQPAFLALSGISKRYAGVRALEGVDFACERGKIHAVLGENGAGKSTLIKIISGVVQPDSGTMRLGGHDVSFATPSAANAAGVVCIFQELSLMPDLSVADNISIASPPRRFGLIDARAQRRRAEELLAEIGCEDVNPLMRVRDLPLSRRQVVEIAKALGKKPQLLILDEATSALTSADVEKVYAMLARLKAEGVAILYISHRMHEVEALADRASVFRNGRHIETFDKGKRSTADIVQLMIGRDIAAQYPPKPAHGSPKPMLDIDNLSWDRRLDRISLRVGAGEIVGLGGLDGQGQKSLLLALFGVLRGVTGQVTVEGREVRPSSPAAAKSVGIALVPEDRKTEGLMLPMSIADNLVIASLDAISTGPLVDRARENEAIKRAIARLQIKIGAPGDAVSTLSGGNQQKVVLAKWLMTDPKLILLNDPTRGIDVGTKQELYRLMRELADQGAAILFYSTDYDELIGCCDRVAIMYDGRIVRELEGEALTETNIIASALNIDAAAPDAAGATHA; encoded by the coding sequence ATGTCTGATGCCGTCCTGACCCAACCTGCCTTCCTCGCGCTATCAGGAATTTCCAAGCGCTACGCCGGCGTGCGTGCGCTCGAAGGCGTCGACTTCGCCTGCGAGCGCGGCAAGATCCATGCGGTGCTGGGCGAGAACGGCGCCGGCAAGTCGACGCTGATCAAGATCATCTCAGGCGTGGTCCAGCCCGATAGCGGCACCATGCGGCTCGGCGGACACGATGTCAGCTTCGCGACGCCGTCGGCGGCCAATGCAGCCGGCGTCGTCTGCATCTTCCAGGAGCTGTCGCTGATGCCCGACCTCTCGGTCGCGGACAACATCTCGATCGCCTCGCCGCCGCGGCGCTTCGGGTTGATCGACGCGCGGGCGCAGCGCCGCCGCGCCGAAGAGCTGCTGGCCGAGATCGGCTGCGAGGACGTCAATCCCCTGATGCGCGTGCGCGATCTGCCGCTGTCGCGCCGCCAGGTGGTCGAGATCGCCAAGGCACTGGGCAAGAAGCCGCAGCTCCTGATTCTGGATGAGGCCACATCGGCCCTCACCAGCGCCGACGTCGAGAAGGTCTACGCGATGCTGGCGCGGCTCAAGGCCGAGGGCGTCGCCATTCTCTACATCTCGCACCGGATGCACGAGGTCGAGGCGCTGGCCGACCGTGCCTCGGTGTTCCGCAACGGCCGCCATATCGAGACCTTCGACAAGGGCAAGCGCTCGACCGCCGATATCGTTCAGCTCATGATCGGGCGCGATATCGCCGCGCAGTATCCGCCCAAGCCCGCGCATGGTTCGCCGAAGCCGATGCTCGATATCGACAATCTGAGCTGGGACAGGCGACTTGATCGCATCTCGCTGCGCGTCGGCGCCGGTGAGATCGTCGGCCTCGGCGGGCTTGACGGCCAGGGCCAGAAATCCCTGCTGCTGGCGCTGTTCGGCGTGCTGCGCGGCGTCACCGGGCAGGTCACCGTCGAGGGCCGCGAGGTGCGGCCATCTTCTCCGGCGGCGGCGAAGTCGGTCGGCATCGCGCTGGTGCCGGAGGATCGCAAGACCGAAGGCCTGATGCTGCCGATGTCGATCGCGGACAATCTGGTGATCGCCTCGCTCGATGCGATCTCGACTGGCCCTCTGGTCGACCGCGCGCGCGAGAACGAGGCGATCAAGCGCGCCATCGCGCGGCTGCAGATCAAGATCGGCGCCCCTGGCGATGCCGTCTCCACGCTGTCAGGCGGCAACCAGCAGAAGGTCGTTCTCGCCAAATGGCTGATGACCGATCCCAAGCTCATCCTGCTCAACGATCCCACGCGCGGCATCGATGTCGGGACCAAGCAGGAACTGTACCGCCTGATGCGCGAACTCGCCGACCAGGGCGCAGCCATCCTGTTCTACTCGACCGACTATGACGAGCTGATCGGCTGCTGCGACCGCGTGGCGATCATGTATGACGGGCGCATCGTGCGCGAGCTTGAAGGTGAGGCGCTCACCGAGACCAACATCATCGCGAGCGCGCTGAACATCGATGCCGCGGCGCCGGATGCTGCCGGAGCCACCCATGCTTGA